The Polyangium aurulentum genomic interval CCGGCGACAACGTGGTCGTGTTCGGGCTCGGGGGCATCGGCCTGAACGTGATCCAGGGCGCGCGCATGGCCGGCGCGAACATGATCGTGGGCGTCGACCTGAACCCCGGCCGCAAGGAGATCGCCGAGAAGTTCGGCATGACCCATTTCGTCAACCCGAACGAGGTCGAGGGTGATCTCGTGCCCTACCTCGTGAACCTCACGGGCGGCGGCGCCGATTTCTCGTTCGAGTGCGTGGGCAGCGTGCAGGTCATGCGCCAGGCGCTCGAGTGCTGTCACCGCGGCTGGGGCACGAGCGTGATCATCGGCGTCGCGGCCTCGGGGCAGGAGATCTCGACGCGGCCCTTCCAGCTCGTCACCGGGCGCGTGTGGAAGGGGAGCGCCTTCGGCGGGGCGCGCGGGCGCACCGACGTGCCCAAGATCGTCGATTGGTACATGGAGAAGAAGATCAACATCGACGATCTCATCACGTACCAGCTCCCGCTCGAGCGCATCAACGAGTCGTTCGACTTGATGCACTCCGGCAAATCGATCCGCACCGTCGTCACCTTCTGATCGCCCTCCCGCCCTTTGCGTCCGGTCCTCGGGCGCGGTAGACATGTCCGCATGCAGGTGCGCCCGAGCGGCCTCGCAATCGGCCCCCTCCTCCTCGCGTTCGCCGTCGGCTGCTCCCAGAAGCCGCTTCCGCCGCCCCCCGCGCGCGTGACGCTCGTGCAGAAGGGGCCCGCCTCGGTCGAGCTTTTGCCGCTCGAGGGCCAGCCGCCGTACTGCCTCGTCTTCACGGTGGCCGAGCGCGGGCCGATCCGGCACCTGACCCTGCTTGAGGACAAGCGCTCGCCCGATTGCCCGGCCGGCACGCCCATCCTGGGCACGGCCTTCCGCATCCCGCCGCGGGAGGGCAAGGTGAAGATCTACGTGATCTTCTCGGATCGCTTCCTCGAATCCGACTCCATCGCCCAGCAAATGAACGACCTCGTGTCGCAGAAGCAGGCCATCACGGCCATGGACCTGCGCGCCCCCGGCAGCGTCGTCCTCGAGACGCTCGAGTTCACGCCCACCAAGCCCTGAGCGCTCAGGGCTCGATTCCGTAGGCTTCGAGATACCCGGCGACGCCCGGGTCGTCGGCTGCGACCGGGCGCATGTACGCGCCGACGAGCTCGCGCTCCCAGAAGCCCGGTTTGCCGTCGCCGATGCGGGTGAAGCGATATCGGTAGAGCTGCGCGCGCACGAAGCGGGGAGGGGCGTCGGGGAAAGGATCGCGCGCGAGGAGCCTCTTCACGCCCGGCTTCCCGCGCAGGAGCTTCTGGACGAGGTTCACGAGCCAGGGCTCGCCCTCGACCGTCGATTGCGCCGCGAACCACATCTGCCAATCGAGCCTGTAATGGTAGGGCGAGATGAGGCACGGCCGGCGCCGCACGTCCCCGGGCTTGCACGGCAGCTCGTATTCGAGCCAGCGCGTGCTCTCGTCGAGGACCTCGGCGGAC includes:
- a CDS encoding S-(hydroxymethyl)glutathione dehydrogenase/class III alcohol dehydrogenase; translation: MKIKAAVALRANEPLSIEEVDLEGPREGEVLVEIKATGVCHTDDYTLSGKDSEGLFPCILGHEGAGVVVDVGPGVRHLKKGDHVIPLYTPECRECKSCLSRKTNLCTAIRATQGKGLMPDGTSRFSLGGQMVHHYMGCSTFANYTVLPEIALAKIREDAPFDKVCYIGCGVTTGLGAVIYTAKVQPGDNVVVFGLGGIGLNVIQGARMAGANMIVGVDLNPGRKEIAEKFGMTHFVNPNEVEGDLVPYLVNLTGGGADFSFECVGSVQVMRQALECCHRGWGTSVIIGVAASGQEISTRPFQLVTGRVWKGSAFGGARGRTDVPKIVDWYMEKKINIDDLITYQLPLERINESFDLMHSGKSIRTVVTF